From Drosophila nasuta strain 15112-1781.00 chromosome X, ASM2355853v1, whole genome shotgun sequence, one genomic window encodes:
- the LOC132796397 gene encoding gastrula zinc finger protein XlCGF26.1, whose amino-acid sequence MLKALKPDTFAASANARCGEVYFQSLNSYRIDCAFCDMKCFVFADFLLHIQNEHFEHELLKTEKLLLPTKQEQLDDSLPTQAPQVNPFTWYEVANDDEGLALKKEDNEEEKDPVDVSSNAISIMKWDTKTKRNGRESLRHTRALKVDYNEESELEQELDERPNKAQLDCAYCDKSYQSHKLLERHMERQHKSEGNDDDDDAGDADADYEPPPQVTSTTCHKCEHCDKVYQGKYTLRQHVKRDHAINVAETFICLECNVQLPRLRLLDEHVVKMHGGAPCVICGRRYKTRHELKRHQVKHTNERNVACNHPGCEKRFLTTRHMRNHSKVHSEQKNFVCESCGYSCRNKETLRVHLRSHTGERPFGCKVCDKRFPSHSGLREHMAMHSTERPHVCKVCGATFSRQKGLYHHKFLHTATKQFVCKLCGNAYAQAAGLAGHMRKHRDVELNA is encoded by the exons atgctgaAAGCACTCAAACCGGACACATTCGCAGCCAGTGCGAATGCTAGGTGCGGTGAAGTGTATTTCCAGAGCCTAAACAGCTATCGCATCGACTGCGCCTTCTGTGACATGAAGTGCTTTGTGTTTGCCGACTTTCTGCTGCACATACAGAACGAGCACTTTGAACACGAGCTGCTCAAAACGGAGAAACTGCTATTACCCACCAAACAGGAGCAGCTGGACGATAGCTTGCCAACGCAAGCGCCACAAGTGAATCCTTTTACCTGGTATGAGGTAGCCAACGATGATGAGGGATTGGCT CTAAAAAAGGAAGACAACGAGGAGGAGAAGGATCCCGTTGATGTGTCCAGCAATGCCATAAGCATCATGAAGTGGGATACTAAAACTAAACGCAATGGTCGCGAATCTTTGCGTCACACACGCGCCTTAAAAGTCGACTACAACGAGGAGTCAGAACTGGAGCAGGAGCTGGATGAGCGGCCTAACAAAGCGCAGCTGGACTGCGCGTATTGTGACAAAAGCTATCAAAGCCATAAGCTGCTCGAACGTCACATGGAGCGACAACACAAAAGCGAAGggaacgatgatgatgatgatgctggcgatgctgatgctgactATGAGCCACCACCACAGGTGACATCCACAACGTGCCACAAATGCGAACATTGCGATAAAGTCTATCAGGGCAAATACACTTTGCGTCAGCATGTGAAGCGAGATCATGCCATCAACGTGGCGGAAACGTTCATCTGCCTGGAGTGCAATGTCCAATTGCCGCGTCTTCGGCTGCTCGACGAGCATGTGGTCAAGATGCATGGCGGAGCACCGTGTGTGATCTGCGGCCGTCGCTACAAGACACGGCATGAACTGAAACGTCACCAGGTGAAGCACACAAACGAGCGGAATGTGGCATGCAATCATCCAGGGTGCGAGAAGCGTTTCCTAACCACACGGCACATGCGCAATCACAGCAAAGTGCACTCGGAGCAGAAGAATTTCGTGTGCGAAAGCTGTGGCTATAGTTGTCGCAACAAGGAAACGTTGCGCGTCCATTTGCGGAGTCACACGGGAGAACGTCCGTTTGGCTGTAAAGTGTGCGATAAGCGTTTCCCCTCGCATTCGGGATTGCGAGAACATATGGCCATGCACTCGACGGAACGCCCGCATGTCTGCAAGGTCTGTGGCGCCACATTCTCGCGACAAAAGGGGCTGTATCATCATAAGTTCTTGCATACGGCAACGAAGCAATTTGTGTGCAAGCTCTGTGGCAATGCGTATGCTCAGGCGGCGGGTCTGGCGGGGCACATGCGCAAGCATCGCGACGTTGAGCTCAATGCTTAA
- the LOC132795612 gene encoding zinc finger protein 626-like isoform X3, whose translation MPNQPFNQKCGSESKQQQEDISKDSFLRHMCEYCGYRTSIRGNLRIHKRRHTGEKPFCCTTCNASFVAQYQLTTHKERHVDANQRRCRYMCQVCNVGFLSARSLYHHRSLHAAVKLYKCTMCDKSYAQAAGYAQHKRWHRQQNERVTAKSKPNVSN comes from the exons ATGCCAAATCAACCATTTAAT CAGAAATGTGGCTCAGAGTccaagcagcaacaagaagacATCTCGAAGGATTCCTTTCTGCGTCATATGTGCGAATATTGTGGCTACAGGACAAGCATACGTGGAAATTTGCGAATACATAAGCGTCGCCATACAGGAGAGAAGCCCTTTTGTTGCACCACTTGTAACGCCAGTTTTGTGGCGCAATATCAATTGACCACACATAAGGAGCGGCATGTGGATGCGAATCAACGACGTTGTCGATACATGTGTCAGGTGTGCAATGTAGGTTTTCTGAGTGCACGCTCTCTGTATCATCATAGGTCTCTGCATGCGGCAGTTAAGCTATATAAATGCACAATGTGCGACAAGTCCTATGCACAGGCTGCAGGATATGCGCAGCACAAGCGTTGGCATCGTCAGCAAAACGAGCGAGTAACCGCCAAAAGCAAACCGAATGTTTCGAATTAG
- the LOC132795612 gene encoding zinc finger protein 544-like isoform X2, with amino-acid sequence MPMIKFSIHTVTMESEAFKCGSESKQQQEDISKDSFLRHMCEYCGYRTSIRGNLRIHKRRHTGEKPFCCTTCNASFVAQYQLTTHKERHVDANQRRCRYMCQVCNVGFLSARSLYHHRSLHAAVKLYKCTMCDKSYAQAAGYAQHKRWHRQQNERVTAKSKPNVSN; translated from the exons ATGCCAATGATTAAATTTAGCATACACACGGTGACAATGGAAAGCGAAGCATTC AAATGTGGCTCAGAGTccaagcagcaacaagaagacATCTCGAAGGATTCCTTTCTGCGTCATATGTGCGAATATTGTGGCTACAGGACAAGCATACGTGGAAATTTGCGAATACATAAGCGTCGCCATACAGGAGAGAAGCCCTTTTGTTGCACCACTTGTAACGCCAGTTTTGTGGCGCAATATCAATTGACCACACATAAGGAGCGGCATGTGGATGCGAATCAACGACGTTGTCGATACATGTGTCAGGTGTGCAATGTAGGTTTTCTGAGTGCACGCTCTCTGTATCATCATAGGTCTCTGCATGCGGCAGTTAAGCTATATAAATGCACAATGTGCGACAAGTCCTATGCACAGGCTGCAGGATATGCGCAGCACAAGCGTTGGCATCGTCAGCAAAACGAGCGAGTAACCGCCAAAAGCAAACCGAATGTTTCGAATTAG
- the LOC132795612 gene encoding zinc finger protein 506-like isoform X1 yields the protein MPMIKFSIHTVTMESEAFQKCGSESKQQQEDISKDSFLRHMCEYCGYRTSIRGNLRIHKRRHTGEKPFCCTTCNASFVAQYQLTTHKERHVDANQRRCRYMCQVCNVGFLSARSLYHHRSLHAAVKLYKCTMCDKSYAQAAGYAQHKRWHRQQNERVTAKSKPNVSN from the exons ATGCCAATGATTAAATTTAGCATACACACGGTGACAATGGAAAGCGAAGCATTC CAGAAATGTGGCTCAGAGTccaagcagcaacaagaagacATCTCGAAGGATTCCTTTCTGCGTCATATGTGCGAATATTGTGGCTACAGGACAAGCATACGTGGAAATTTGCGAATACATAAGCGTCGCCATACAGGAGAGAAGCCCTTTTGTTGCACCACTTGTAACGCCAGTTTTGTGGCGCAATATCAATTGACCACACATAAGGAGCGGCATGTGGATGCGAATCAACGACGTTGTCGATACATGTGTCAGGTGTGCAATGTAGGTTTTCTGAGTGCACGCTCTCTGTATCATCATAGGTCTCTGCATGCGGCAGTTAAGCTATATAAATGCACAATGTGCGACAAGTCCTATGCACAGGCTGCAGGATATGCGCAGCACAAGCGTTGGCATCGTCAGCAAAACGAGCGAGTAACCGCCAAAAGCAAACCGAATGTTTCGAATTAG
- the LOC132795609 gene encoding zinc finger protein 664, whose translation MLKQCLINVDFSRLHAKQQLLPKCGEIFYESDNEDYFSFQLVCCLCEMKHFGFDDFSMHIRNVHFDEHGKPRTHSIIANQQTSAILGTEEPSEDEQLLEQEEDEEDVDYKDDVVETASRICEFNEVKIEEDHISQSDSELDPAADQDGSDAEAAAESDLEDQTVFKRQRQPKEYKCEHCAGKYTTLKYLNIHLKMSHPHPKGFKCDDCEATFDVERALQTHRRKLHTQFNCHLCDKVYKSSRTLMRHLQAHSGLRQYKCEVDNCGKSFNSQHNLTSHRRVHNTDRNYVCELCGYRSRYRDALIVHRRTHTGEKPFKCQTCSRCFASKSLLNEHQAMHSTERPYKCDKCEAAFSRPKALYHHKHLHLGIKKFKCKICGNAYAQAAGLSAHMRGHKAQAVSGIAAEAAVTSLTPY comes from the exons ATGTTAAAGCAGTGTCTAATCAATGTGGACTTTTCGCGGCTGCATGCcaaacagcagctgcttcCCAAATGTGGCGAAATATTCTATGAGAGCGATAATGAAGACTATTTCAGCTTCCAATTGGTTTGTTGTCTCTGCGAGATGAAGCATTTTGGTTTCGACGATTTCTCGATGCACATACGCAACGTGCATTTCGACGAACACGGCAAACCACGCACACATTCCATCATTGCCAACCAGCAGACTTCTGCCATCTTAGGAACAGAAGAGCCTTCAGAGGACGAGCAACTACTGGAGCAGGAAGAGGATGAGGAAGATGTTGATTATAAAGATGATGTAGTTGAGACTGCATCGCGCATTTGTGAATTTAATGAGGTTAAAATAGAGGAGGACCACATCTCGCAGAGCGACAGTGAATTGGACCCAGCAGCCGATCAGGATGGCAGCGATGCGGAAGCCGCAGCTGAAAGTGATTTGGAAGACCAAACGGTATTCAAG CGACAACGCCAGCCCAAGGAGTACAAGTGCGAGCATTGTGCCGGCAAATACACCACActaaagtatttgaatatcCACTTGAAGATGAGTCATCCGCATCCTAAGGGCTTCAAGTGCGACGACTGTGAGGCCACCTTCGATGTGGAGCGTGCCCTGCAGACACATCGTCGCAAGCTCCACACACAATTCAACTGCCATCTCTGCGACAAAGTATACAAAAGCTCCAGGACACTAATGCGTCATTTGCAGGCACATTCGGGATTACGTCAGTACAAATGCGAGGTTGATAACTGTGGCAAATCCTTTAACAGTCAACACAACTTGACGTCGCATCGGCGTGTCCACAACACCGATCGCAACTATGTGTGTGAACTGTGTGGCTATCGATCGCGGTATCGCGATGCTTTGATTGTCCATCGACGGACGCATACAGGCGAGAAACCCTTCAAGTGCCAGACTTGTTCCCGCTGCTTTGCCTCCAAATCGCTGCTGAACGAACATCAGGCCATGCACTCCACAGAGCGTCCGTATAAGTGCGACAAATGCGAAGCAGCCTTCTCACGCCCCAAGGCATTGTATCATCACAAGCATCTGCATTTGGGCATCAAGAAGTTCAAGTGCAAGATCTGCGGCAATGCTTATGCCCAGGCAGCGGGACTCTCGGCTCACATGCGTGGACACAAGGCGCAGGCCGTGAGTGGCATTGCCGCCGAGGCAGCGGTAACATCGTTGACGCCCTATTAA
- the LOC132795611 gene encoding guanine nucleotide-binding protein subunit beta-5 has protein sequence MSESAVPASNANASEKMASLLKEAENLKSKLEEERQKLNDVNLSNVAERLEQIAYVNIKPRKVLKGHQAKVLCTDWSPDKRHIISSSQDGRLIIWDAFTTNKEHAVTMPTTWIMACAYAPSGNFVACGGLDNKVTVYPITSDEEMAAKKRTVGTHTSYMSCCIYPNSDQQILTGSGDSTCALWDVESGQLLQSFHGHSGDVMAIDLAPNETGNTFVSGSCDRMAFIWDMRSGHVVQSFEGHQSDVNSVKFHPCGDAIATGSDDSSCRLYDMRADREVAVFAKESIIFGVNSVDFSVSGRLLFAGYNDYTVNLWDTLKSERVCLLYGHENKVSCVQVSPDGTALSTGSWDYTIRVWA, from the coding sequence ATGTCGGAGAGCGCGGTGCCAGCGAGCAATGCGAACGCCAGTGAGAAAATGGCCAGTTTGCTGAAGGAGGcggaaaatttgaaaagcaAACTGGAAGAGGAGCGCCAAAAGCTGAACGATGTCAATCTATCAAATGTCGCCGAACGCTTGGAGCAAATCGCCTATGTGAACATTAAGCCACGCAAGGTGCTCAAAGGCCATCAGGCGAAAGTTCTGTGCACCGACTGGAGTCCCGATAAACGTCACATAATCTCATCATCGCAGGACGGACGTTTGATCATCTGGGATGCATTCACAACCAATAAAGAGCACGCGGTGACCATGCCAACCACATGGATTATGGCCTGCGCATATGCGCCATCTGGGAATTTTGTCGCTTGCGGCGGTCTCGACAACAAAGTCACCGTTTATCCCATCACATCCGATGAGGAAATGGCAGCCAAGAAACGCACTGTGGGCACACACACCAGCTACATGTCATGCTGCATTTATCCGAACTCGGATCAGCAGATACTCACCGGCAGTGGCGATTCCACCTGCGCTTTGTGGGACGTTGAGTCCGGACAGTTGTTGCAGAGCTTTCACGGACATTCCGGGGATGTGATGGCCATTGATTTGGCACCCAATGAGACGGGCAACACCTTTGTGTCCGGCAGTTGTGATCGCATGGCCTTCATCTGGGACATGCGCTCCGGTCATGTGGTGCAATCGTTTGAGGGTCATCAGTCGGATGTGAATAGCGTCAAGTTTCATCCATGTGGCGATGCCATCGCCACCGGTTCCGATGACAGCAGCTGTCGTTTGTATGACATGCGAGCGGATCGTGAGGTTGCCGTCTTTGCCAAGGAGAGCATCATCTTTGGCGTCAATTCGGTGGACTTTTCGGTTAGTGGACGTTTGCTCTTCGCTGGCTATAACGATTATACGGTTAATTTGTGGGACACATTGAAGTCGGAGCGCGTCTGCCTGTTGTATGGCCATGAGAATAAGGTGTCGTGTGTGCAAGTCTCACCCGATGGCACAGCGCTCTCCACCGGCAGCTGGGATTATACCATACGCGTCTGGGCTTAA
- the LOC132795608 gene encoding zinc finger protein interacting with ribonucleoprotein K, with protein sequence MIKLERPTDITSSSNFNFRCGDVLCVGPKHYDVCCALCAQRVPYDVFPEHFRQQHLPQTEVDDCKLDEDHLDVEPVEVEVEVLTLKSEDDPIASNAGQLQVDLAQIALLDQQHTAVECDTIATRRQLRRRATTLKSTTELEPWTIIDEDDGPQLQYNNEEEESELKEQHEEDKNEEVEQQQEDKEPELDDTRDMLFQCDLCERAYNTKRSLQSHKRSKHNERRPRNKHIMTLEAATPEPTADPVACISSSNNSASSRTKSRKGPAKVYKCAESGCNQTFRTERDLRGHRWKHTGIFCDICGKPFTQSGNMMRHRQRHSGIKPYKCQEPKCEATFYTQKELTSHNICHTGRMPCICEICGRPCRDRGVLTAHMRRHTGERPAKCEVCDKSFYSYHDLNVHAVSHTNLRPFVCDVCGSTFQRKKALRVHKLLHSEQRKYSCKLCNKSFAQSGGLNAHMRTHETAKARVKGKSAALLTPIEVVEELVEEEDDIVEEVLQQEEEEGENDEEVLQEAVTIELIQQEHVEVVTVSAAGSWHVA encoded by the coding sequence ATGATTAAACTGGAGCGACCAACAGAtatcaccagcagcagcaatttcaatttccgcTGTGGCGACGTGCTGTGCGTGGGTCCCAAACACTACGATGTCTGTTGTGCGCTCTGCGCTCAACGAGTGCCATACGATGTCTTCCCCGAACACTTTCGCCAGCAGCATTTGCCCCAAACCGAAGTCGACGACTGCAAGCTGGATGAAGACCACTTGGATGTGGAACCAGTGGAAGTCGAAGTAGAAGTACTAACACTCAAATCCGAGGATGATCCAATTGCATCCAATGCAGGGCAGTTGCAAGTGGATTTGGCGCAAATAGCGCTGCTAGACCAACAACATACAGCGGTCGAGTGTGACACAATTGCGACTCGACGTCAATTACGGAGACGTGCCACAACATTGAAGAGCACGACAGAGCTAGAGCCGTGGACAATAATCGATGAGGATGATGGGCCGCAACTGCAGTACAATAATGAGGAGGAAGAATCGGAGTTGAAAGAACAGCACGAGGAAGACAAGAACGAAGAggtggagcagcagcaagaggaTAAGGAGCCAGAGCTGGATGACACACGAGATATGCTCTTCCAGTGCGATCTATGTGAACGCGCCTACAACACGAAGCGCAGTCTGCAAAGTCACAAGCGCAGTAAACACAACGAACGCAGGCCCAGAAACAAGCACATCATGACTTTGGAGGCGGCGACGCCGGAACCTACAGCTGATCCAGTTGCCTGcattagcagcagcaacaatagtGCGAGCAGCCGCACAAAGTCACGCAAGGGTCCCGCCAAGGTTTACAAATGCGCTGAAAGCGGTTGCAATCAAACGTTTCGCACCGAACGTGATTTGCGCGGTCATCGCTGGAAGCACACGGGCATCTTTTGCGATATCTGCGGCAAACCATTCACGCAATCGGGTAATATGATGCGTCATCGCCAACGGCACAGCGGAATTAAGCCATACAAATGCCAAGAGCCGAAATGTGAGGCCACATTCTACACACAAAAAGAGCTGACATCGCATAACATTTGTCACACCGGTCGCATGCCCTGCATCTGTGAGATATGCGGGCGACCGTGTCGCGATCGTGGCGTCCTCACCGCCCACATGCGTCGCCACACCGGCGAGAGGCCAGCGAAGTGTGAGGTGTGCGACAAGTCGTTCTACAGTTACCACGATCTCAATGTTCATGCCGTTTCGCATACGAATCTGCGGCCGTTTGTGTGCGATGTATGCGGTTCAACGTTTCAACGAAAGAAGGCGTTGCGTGTGCACAAATTGCTGCACTCGGAGCAGCGCAAATATTCCTGCAAGCTGTGCAAcaaatcgtttgcccaatcTGGTGGCCTCAACGCACACATGCGCACCCATGAAACGGCCAAGGCGCGTGTTAAAGGCAAGTCTGCAGCGCTTTTAACACCGATTGAAGTGGTGGAGGAATTGGTGGAGGAGGAAGACGACATTGTGGAGGAGGTGCTGCAgcaggaagaggaggagggagAGAATGATGAGGAGGTGCTGCAGGAGGCCGTCACCATCGAGCTAATCCAGCAGGAGCATGTGGAAGTCGTCACAGTCTCGGCTGCAGGCAGCTGGCATGTCGCCTGA